Proteins encoded together in one Porites lutea chromosome 2, jaPorLute2.1, whole genome shotgun sequence window:
- the LOC140925984 gene encoding adenosine receptor A2b-like, which produces MAEVISLINFHMILAALAVFGSYLVIRAFHKFLGLRTQSNRILVSLSVADGLLASSFILDAIHRSVDLNNELKQNHQVLCISSAIICFFLISVIILHLALISVERFIAVKWALRYHVIVTNHRAMIACIGMWLWGVAVVFLFPNAMTAGSSDDFDHFRQAIHPCSCSHDGPLAHHHLAPSTKGYLVFLMISLMIIPLMIIAFSYGYTFVVSRRHRKEIRELGDIPGMAVFKREMKGARTLAILVAVYLISIIPLLVVTCLRFSGVPPKRKNVKFIVFDVARGLNAICNPFIYGWRNKELRRAFCKLLKCSK; this is translated from the coding sequence ATGGCGGAGGTAATCAGTCTCATAAACTTTCATATGATTCTGGCGGCCCTCGCCGTCTTTGGCAGCTACCTCGTGATCAGAGCGTTTCACAAATTTCTCGGACTTCGAACTCAGTCCAACAGGATTCTGGTAAGTCTGTCTGTTGCGGACGGTTTACTGGCGAGCTCGTTCATTCTGGACGCCATTCACAGGTCTGTTGATTTAAACAATGAGTTAAAACAGAATCATCAAGTTCTATGCATATCAAGCGCAATAATCTGCTTTTTCCTCATCTCGGTTATCATTCTTCATTTGGCGTTAATCAGCGTGGAACGTTTCATTGCCGTTAAGTGGGCTCTGAGGTATCACGTAATAGTCACCAATCACCGTGCAATGATCGCGTGCATAGGGATGTGGCTATGGGGTGTTGCGGTggtatttctttttccaaatgCGATGACAGCTGGTAGCAGCGACGACTTTGACCATTTCCGCCAAGCGATCCATCCCTGTTCTTGCAGTCATGATGGGCCTTTAGCTCACCACCACCTGGCTCCGTCAACTAAAGGCTATCTCGTCTTCTTGATGATATCATTGATGATTATTCCTTTGATGATCATCGCGTTCTCGTACGGCTACACCTTTGTTGTGTCCCGGCGACACAGAAAAGAGATCAGAGAACTGGGTGACATTCCAGGAATGGCTGTTTTCAAGCGCGAAATGAAAGGCGCCCGCACTCTGGCCATTCTTGTAGCCGTCTACCTTATTAGTATCATCCCATTGTTGGTCGTGACATGCCTCCGTTTTTCTGGCGTGCCTCCAAAGCGAAAGAATGTTAAGTTCATCGTGTTCGACGTCGCAAGAGGCTTAAACGCCATCTGCAACCCTTTTATCTACGGATGGAGAAACAAAGAACTTAGGAGAGCTTTCTGCAAACTGTTAAAGTGCTCTAAATAG
- the LOC140925985 gene encoding uncharacterized protein, translating to MVRQAALRTKGAGGPSGVDANGFRRILACKSFKQSSTRLCEAIATMTRTLCTQYIDPMTIEPLVANRLIPLDKGEGAVRPIGVGEVLRRICGKCVMSVVKKDVVDASGSLQLCAGQKSGSEAAIHAMHTIFESDDTDAVLLIDASNAFNALNRAAALHNIRILCPIIAIYAINTYRQPARLFVIGGKEIVSAEGTTQGDPLAMGLYALSIQPLITSLQAASSVKQCWFADDASGAGSIMEIRTWWDALSTLGPDFGYFPNDRKCWIIAKPAKEESVREAFKDTSINVTVQGQKHLGAAIGSREYLQEYVSEKHSYRDINLMNYIISFVDYVLNKHPEAAIVCGGDENRLDMQEFKALCGWDFMVDFPTRGSACLDNCLTNRADLFGQAYSIHMLIKT from the exons ATGGTCAGGCAAGCTGCCTTGAGAACAAAAGGAGCAGGAGGCCCGTCTGGGGTTGACGCGAATGGCTTCAGAAGAATCCTTGCTTGCAAGTCCTTTAAACAGTCATCGACAAGGCTGTGTGAGGCAATAGCCACAATGACGAGGACTCTGTGTACACAATACATTGATCCTATGACCATAGAGCCCCTGGTAGCTAACCGTCTGATTCCACTGGATAAAGGCGAAGGTGCTGTTAGACCAATAGGAGTCGGAGAAGTTTTAAGGAGAATTTGTGGAAAGTGTGTAATGAGTGTTGTTAAGAAGGATGTTGTCGATGCCAGCGGCTCACTCCAGCTGTGTGCTGGACAAAAGTCCGGAAGCGAGGCTGCAATACACGCTATGCATACTATATTTGAATCAGATGACACTGATGCCGTACTTCTCATCGACGCCTCTAATGCATTCAACGCACTCAACAGAGCAGCTGCACTGCACAACATCCGGATTCTGTGTCCTATAATAGCAATTTACGCTATTAATACCTACAGACAGCCAGCTCGGCTATTTGTCATTGGTGGGAAAGAGATCGTGTCagcagaaggaacaacacaGGGCGATCCGCTTGCTATGGGTCTATATGCTTTAAGCATCCAGCCTTTAATTACGAGTCTACAAGCAGCGTCCAGTGTGAAGCAATGTTGGTTTGCAGATGATGCTAGTGGAGCTGGCTCCATTATGGAAATTAGGACGTGGTGGGATGCTCTTAGCACCCTTGGTccggattttggttattttccgaacgacaggaaatgctggatcatcgcaaaaccagctaaggaagaaagtgtcagggaagctttcaaggacacgtccattaacgtaacagtacaagggcagaaacaccttggggcggcaataggatcaagggagtatttacaggaatatgtcagcgaaaAG CATAGCTACCGGGATATAAACTTAATGAACTATATTATCTCCTTTGTGGACTATGTTTTGAACAAACACCCAGAAGCGGCTATTGTTTGCGGTGGCGATGAAAATCGTCTGGACATGCAAGAATTTAAGGCTTTGTGTGGCTGGGATTTCATGGTTGATTTCCCCACGCGAGGTAGCGCGTGCTTGGATAATTGTCTGACCAACCGAGCGGATCTGTTCGGTCAAGCATATTCCATACATATGCTTATTAAGACATGA
- the LOC140925986 gene encoding adenosine receptor A1-like — MKNNLPKWKFILMLNVHGIITIVALVGSYFVLRAFHKFWKLRTASNNILVSLSIADGLLAIPLILDIIQLCLKCNVGHCPLMHILKEVDGTITLFLLSVIVLHLSLMSSERFIAIKFALRYQAIVTKRRARIVSIAMWLWALVVNVAVPEVLQKTTGKDFRKFHRQMNTHECNTTHNTTQVHPIR, encoded by the coding sequence ATGAAGAACAATTTACCGAAGTGGAAATTTATTCTAATGTTGAACGTTCATGGGATTATCACAATCGTTGCTTTGGTCGGGAGTTATTTCGTGCTAAGAGcgtttcacaaattttggaaacTGCGAACTGCTTCCAACAATATTCTGGTGAGTTTGTCTATCGCCGACGGCTTACTAGCGATTCCCTTGATTCTTGATATCATTCAGTTATGCCTTAAGTGTAATGTTGGGCATTGTCCACTTATGCATATTCTTAAAGAAGTAGACGGAACTATCACCTTGTTCCTCCTTTCGGTCATTGTTCTTCATCTCAGCTTAATGAGTTCAGAACGTTTCATCGCCATCAAGTTCGCCTTAAGATACCAAGCCATAGTGACCAAACGCCGAGCACGGATCGTTTCCATCGCGATGTGGCTGTGGGCTCTGGTCGTTAATGTGGCTGTTCCAGAGGTTCTTCAGAAGACAACAGGGAAagatttcagaaaatttcaccGGCAGATGAATACACATGAATGTAATACAACACACAATACAACCCAAGTGCACCCCATCAGATAG